The proteins below come from a single Papaver somniferum cultivar HN1 chromosome 11, ASM357369v1, whole genome shotgun sequence genomic window:
- the LOC113324178 gene encoding uncharacterized protein LOC113324178: MREANITPLTQHLVKALIPQKCLVPSFECYDGSSDPAAHLRYCILARWDKNDAVLCIYFPSNLKGSALSWFHNLPPNSIDSYSHLTEKFLGMYMYNKAINAGMDKLFSLAIAYKEKIREYTDRWHKIFQAIGNIDPVVSINCYKWGLDRMSPLFVEIHGSVPTIEGDLRVIIEKHARLEEIHRENPKTQTQRSHRTNSEEQTSGSKRSGSTKRPNEDKRRRKDDRRRDDQKFED, from the coding sequence ATGAGAGAAGCTAACATCACTCCGCTGACTCAACACCTGGTCAAAGCACTTATCCCTCAAAAGTGTCTCGTCCCATCATTCGAATGTTACGATGGATCCAGCGATCCTGCAGCTCATCTTCGGTACTGCATTTTAGCCCGATGGGATAAAAACGATGCGGTCCTCTGCATATATTTTCCTTCAAATCTAAAGGGATCAGCACTATCTTGGTTCCACAACCTACCGCCCAACTCCATCGATTCCTACAGCCATCTCACTGAGAAATTCTTAGGAatgtacatgtacaacaaggctatCAACGCCGGAATGGACAAGCTCTTCTCTTTGGCAATTGCTTACAAAGAAAAGATCAGGGAATATACCGACAGATGGCACAAAATTTTTCAAGCTATAGGGAACATAGACCCAGTGGTCAGCATCAACTGTTACAAATGGGGATTGGATAGAATGAGCCCTTTATTTGTGGAGATTCATGGAAGTGTACCTACGATTGAAGGAGACCTTCGAGTAATCATCGAAAAGCATGCCAGGTTAGAAGAAATCCATCGGGAAAATCCCAAAACCCAAACTCAAAGATCTCATCGTACTAACTCAGAGGAGCAAACCAGTGGATCAAAGAGGAGCGGTTCAACTAAACGTCCTAACGAAGATAAGAGAAGACGAAAGGATGACCGTCGGCGGGATGACCAAAAATTCGAAGATTAG
- the LOC113324176 gene encoding uncharacterized protein LOC113324176, with the protein MALVQTLASQIPSIKFRHLCRRDLRHSDALAYISSMLRDESVEAIKVTRVSEPSVTPQQFFATHREDDVGEDIVDDDVGEDIHDNFVEDDILSRGNKDEDFSNEEDWRTEIYLFLEERTLPADLKQARKIQSKEGRYDLLDEILNKKSFLGPLLRCLSREEGHRILKDIHYGEAGNHNGMRSLADKAKMQGFGIPAEIVSENGKQLQGKNIDMLFDTFNIRKNKSTPIYPQSNGEAEATNKTLALILKKSLYGHKG; encoded by the exons ATGGCTCTAGTCCAGACCCTAGCATCACAGATACCCAGCATCAAGTTCCGACATCTATGTAGAAGGGACCTTAGGCATTCCGATGCCTTAGCATACATATCATCTATGCTAAGGGATGAAAGCGTCGAAGCCATCAAGGTAACAAGGGTATCTGAGCCTTCGGTCACTCCACAACAATTTTTCGCTACCCATCGTGAAGACGATGTAGGGGAGGATATAGTCGACGACGATGTAGGAGAAGATATCCATGATAACTTCGTCGAAGATGATATCTTATCAAGAGGAAacaaagacgaagacttcagcaatgaAGAGGACTGGAGAACCGAAATCTATCTGTTCCTTGAAGAAAGAACATTGCCTGCAGACTTGAAGCAAGCCCGAAAGATACAATCAAAGgagggaagatatgatcttcttGACGAAATTCTTAATAAGAAGTCTTTTCTCGGACCTTTATTGCGTTGTTTATCCAGGGAAGAAGGCCACCGTATCCTGAAGGACATCCACTATGGGGAAGCAGGTAACCACAACGGAATGaggtcactagccgacaaagctaaGATGCAAGG gtttggcattccCGCAGAAATTGTCTCCGAAAATGGCAagcagctacaaggaaagaacatagacatgttATTTGATACCTTCAATATCAGGAAGAACAAATCAACTCCCATCTACCCTCAAAGTAACGGTGAGGCTGAAGCCACGAACAAGACTCTGGCTCTTATCCTCAAGAAATCGTTATATGGACACAAGGGTTGA